The DNA window taatgaAATCAAAAAGCAGCAACTGACCTTCAGGTCTATATGGCACAGTGGTGAAGTATGATGTCCAAGAATGTGCAATTTTTCAAGGTGATCCTTATCCCtgcatttaaaaataaaatcagagGATGGAAAGCACACATCAAGGCAAAGAGAATGGTTCGAAGCTCTTGGAATAATGGAATTATGGTAACCAATGCCACCACAAGCTTGAATTATCCCTTCTGATGCCACCACAAGCTTACTGCACAATTAGTAATTGTAATGAAATACCATGTGGTCCAGAGCATGTGCTGGTCTGATTTATATATCTTCCTGATGCATATTGGTTCTTTTGTGGAGCCACATCACAACTTACATTAACAGGATATTCATGCATTTAAAACCTCATATCCATTTTCTTCCAGTCTAACACATGCAGCAGCACCTTTATTTCTCAAGACATTTTTGCATGCTATCAAGATTAAAGAAGAAAGCACCTTTTAATCTGGTGTTGTTCCATTCCCTGACTGTTAGGCTTCTTGGTTCTCTCCGTGCCAAGATTTGGTAAATTGACACCCCTATTAATATTTACAGGTGGGGTAGACAATCGTGAATAAGCCTCATTTACATAACGTCGCTTGTTATTAACCGACAGGGAACTGCCTTCTGATTCTTCTTCTCTACCTATTGAGTTCGGATGTCGAATAAGCACACTTCCATGTCCAATCTCAACAGAGACCATAGGCTTGTCACTCTCAAAAAGCAAATCCTCTTCAGAAGATCCAGAGAAGTATGAAGATTGTTGTTCATGTAGGATGGTACACAGGTCTTTAGTGAGCTTTTCAACTGAAGAATGCTTTGAACGACTTATGCAGGTTCTCTTCCTTGAAGGCACCATTGCTTCCCATTTGTTGGATTGGGCAGGGCCTGATAGCACAATTAAGGGGGAAATATTTTATGAAGCCATAGAATCACCCAATTATGCAAGAATTCAGTGAGCGTCGTCTTCAACTATGAAGTGAAGGTTAGAATGAACAAGACAAATACAAAGTACAAACAAAGAACAGAAAAGAAAAGGCGAGAGAATGTATAACAAATGTGGTAGGGAAGAAGATACTAGTCAAAGTACCTTCTGTGATTTGattgagagaagaagagaaaggtaTAGATTTTACCACTAAGTTTTCACTAGAGAAGGTACTAACCCTGAGTGTAATATTGGTCATTCAATCAAAAGATGTAGAACAGAAACTATGATCATCACCAAAAATGACAGCCTACAGAATATTTCAAGTAGCTCACGAGAAAAGATATACAGGAACATATCTACATCTTGATGAATCAAATAATTCAGTTCCAATATTGGTAATTCAATCAAAAGATGTAGAACAGAAACTATGAGCATTACCAAAAATGACAGCCTACAGAGTATTTCAAGTAGCTAACAAGAAAAGATATACAGGAACATGTCTACATCTTGACGAATCAAATAATTCAGTTCCAATATTTTCAAGCTTTTGTAGTTCATTGGCTCTGTTCCAATATCCAGTTTTTGTAGTTTGTTGTCTCTTTGGAAATAGAGCCtgcattaataaattaattacctGTCAAATCACTTGCTTCAGTATTACCAAATTGTGCAGAGCTCTCAGTGTTTGAGATGGCAGATCCAGAACTTGACCTATTGCTTGTATCTTCATCTAAACCGTTAAGGAAACCCTGATAATAATCAGGAGGAGTTCTAACTACAGTATTATCATGATTTTGCTTTTGTTTCAACACCTTTGCCTCTTTGTTCTTCAAAGACATGTTTTTGACCCTACACACCCTATAATCTTCTAGATCATCAGACTCTGGTCGTGCATGCAGAGGAGTATAATTTGCCAATGTTCCTTTTGTTCTCCACCGAGATCCACATGCATTGCACAATATTGGCTTTTCTGGAGGCCCATTACGCCAAAGTGGGGTGCCTGCAGCAATACGTTGATGTTAAGAGTGTATTCTACATAGATACGGAGGGAAGAAAGAATGGCATCTGAGAATTGAAACTAGGAATTTCACACACATTACAAGAACATTAGCACACCCCTGCAATAATAATCTTAAATATGTTATGTAAATTTGATCACTtctatattttaatctttttcttgGTTGTCTTTTTTCCATTAATTGGGGGAGGGGGAGGGAGATGAAGAGGCAAAAGGTTCTTGCATTTCAAAAGTATGGAAGAGAAAACAAGGATTTGTGAGAGAATTTCATTCAGAATTGCTTTGTAAGCCCATGAACAATCCCAAGAGCAAACCTCTCCTTTAAATGCAATTAACTCTATCAAAAACTTCAACTATTCTGATGTAAATAAGAGACCGAAAGTTTCTGTAGAAAAATCCATAAGCGTTGCAGTGGTCCAGCTACGAAGCAAAAGTTATACTGGCAAAAGAGAGAACATCAAGGAGCAAGAAAACAAATCATGGAGTTGGAGAACAAAGGGCGCATCTAAGCAATAACAGGGAAAAGGAAGTTTATTTGCCTATCATCTCATGGGCAATGAACACTGGAGCATGGAGTTTCCTTTTGAGAAAAGCAGAGAGTGGTATAGCCGGCTATTGCAATGCACCGTAATAGTCACTTAGTATGCAAATAAATGGAAAGATATACAAGGTTTCTTTTTCAAAAGGCTCAACAGTAAAGGTAAAATTGATACTAGCAGCTGATtccatatatttttagaaagaaagaaCAACAGGATAAAGCACATAAGTGATAATTGTTGTCAAGAGAAGTGAACTAAGGAAATTCTTCTTCATCGTACAACAAGACAACCAAAGGTCCAAACTTTTATAGAAGAACTAAACCAAGTCTAGAACACCATAAATAGGAGCGAAAAACTGGATTGAATTTGAACATCAAAAGTCACGGCATTGCGTGGACTTCTAAAGACATTTGCTTTGGGACATTATATTACTAAAACAATGTGACATCAGTAAGAACTTCCTGTAAACCCAAGCCGAAGACATAGCTATAGGCAACCCACCAGTTTCTCACCTCATCTTCCGAAACATGTGTTACCTAGGTTGAGTACAAGCTAAAAAAGCTTTTCCTAATGTCAACTACTACTTTAAGTAGCACCAGCAATGGAGGGGAAAGCGAAACTTACCAAGTCTTTTCTTAGACAAGCTGAACTATGAAAGTTCCAAATGCGGTAGGTTATGCAGCAAAAGACGAGATAAGATTTCAAGAAGATATCACTTACAAAGCTACTATCTTCGTGATGTGCTGCATCTGACTAGAGCAAATGAATATAGAATATTCATAGCTGATTACAACAAGTTATCGAGTAGTAGGTGATTGACTAGATTGATTGATTTTGGTTGTTAAGAAAATATCATAAGTTTGTTAATGCAAGCATTTGACAATGTGAGGCCACAATTACAATGTTAAAGACAACCCAAGGAGGATAAACACTGATTAACATATCAACTTGAAACCAATGAGCTCATTTTGTGAGGTAAAGAAACACAAGAGAACACTACAAGCCTTTGATCAGTGAACACTGATGAAGAATGTGCTACTGGCGCCTACTGCACCAGTGACTTGAATCCAATGtttatatgaaaatatgaaTGAGTAACAATCAAGCCACATATATGCCTGAACAATCACCCTTCAATTATAACGATCAGTAACATGAACTTTGAAAAGACCAGTCATCGGTAGGCATTTTTATGATGTGTTCATTATTAGAGGAACTATAATGTCAAAGAGCAAGAATTTCATTGGCACGAAAAGTGACACCTGAGGAAGTACATTTTTCACATATAGAAAGGGAACAAGGAAAAGAAGTACAGGACGAAAGTTCGGGAACATCCCTAAATTACATTGACCTATGAAAACGAAACAAAAGTTATGCTATGTTCATGATTAATGGATTCAAATTCACCTCCATAATTGCCAGTTCTCCTCTAGATTCTTAGCAAGTTTTGAGCATATATATTTTCCACAAAGGAGTTGGCGGATTGGCTAGTACACAACATAGTGATGAGGGATAAAGAATGTTGGCAATAAACAGAAACCATTCAGAATCAAATTCCAACTCAAACCCAATAAACTAATCTAGAGATTTAAGtgaatacaacaacaacataccccaTGAAATCCCACGAGTGGAGTCTAGGAAGGGTAGAACGCGCAGACCTTACCCTACCTCATTGTGGTTAAGTGAATGTACAAGCAAAATAAACTCATACAACACATATCACTCATCAATTTTTATTGGTCAGTGATCTCTTCCCTTATGAAGCAACCAACATATGGTCATCCAGTTCAATAATTGAACAACTAAACTAATCCAATAAAAGGAACAATTTTATAAGCTAAAAAGACTATTTTTTTCCTGAAGATTAATAAATTCATGAGAGATAAAATACATTGAATAACCAAGAACTCACTTGTAACACCACAATGATAGCAAGGTCCTTGCTTTCCCATCtgttcaatttctttttgccCCTTAATTccagaaaaatataaaatttcaaagttttttttgtttcctttaGAAAATTTCACAGtactaataaaatgaaatatctattaaattttcttttcagTATCTTATATTTGGTATATATATGTTACTGGGTATCAAAGCTTTTCTacaataaaaacacaaaaaaccCAAGAACATCAAGAACAGTCTGTAAAACAAAAGTCCCAGAAAACCCACTGAAAAAAGGCAGTTATGAACAGGTAAAAAAGGGATTAAAGATGGGATTTTTCTTTTCAGCTGAGAATTTGTACAATccaataaagaagaaaaatgggtactgaaatttaaagaaattttatGAACATTTAGGAAAAAGGAAGGTGAAATGTGAACGGAAAATGGGGTTCTTGTTGTTtttgtaaatataaataatactagATGTTTtggtttcttttctttctttggtgTTAAATCTTCTTGAAAAGTTCTAATCCCTCTTTATTTATTGGaaatagaaattaatttttttactctttttaatCTTTGAGTAAATAAACTTTATTGTTTTAGGTATGAAGAATATTACTGCTAATGTCCTTGTTGACTACAGGTTATTCTTGATAATACCCGTTTAAAGTGTTTAAATTGTTTTTGCTAAGAATTACTCTTAAAGTAAGGATCAAAATTAGgatatttttaagtttattttttaaaaaaacaaatatatagtATAAGATATTAAAAGGAATAGAAAAGTAATtgtaagaaaacaaaaaagaggagaaagaaacAAAGGAGTTTGTTTGAACCCTTTTTATCAACCTTCTGTCTATATTGATTTGTGATAAGCAAGAACATCTATCCCAttagtttcaatttatttatcttatattaTGACTTagcataaaaatttaaaaatataaataaaattttaaattttataattttaaatatgtttttatagaaaattgaaattaaaatattgttttagaaaaaatatttttaaacaaataagataaacaaattataaaacaaaagaaaagtattGTATATTCCTATATGCCTTGTGATGACATGAGGTTGATTAGTTTAAGTTATCTTGCAAGTAGTAGGTCTTTGGTGCAATTTGTGCTTTAGTTATTGGTTTTCACTCTTTACAATCACAGCCACATTTTGACCATTAGATCTCTCCTCCTATAGagattatataattatgggGTCCCACTCATTGGCATGCACTGACTAAGTTCTCATTTTTACTAAGTCTTCAATAAGTGGTTGTCAACATTTATGTCTCATATCATGTACTTGAGACTTGAGAGTAGTGTGTTGTGAACATAGGAGAGTTGAAACATAAGAAGTCCTTAATTTGGAAAAATTGCATGTACTTTTACCTGATAAAAGAAGAAGTTGTTCGGATGGCAAGCATAATCTTCACTTTCAATCTTAAGGTTGTTAGTTCACCggtgaaataaaaaaaagtaacaatacTTTCACAACAAcggaataaaaaaatatgatacttacaaaagaacaaaataagcAACAGTGCATTATTACAAGTATATTACAATCAGACACATGGACAAGTTTGTCCCTCTTGTGTTAGTTTTAAAAGTTTGCTATTTTCagtaaagaaaaataatcagTTATAGCTGAAGCTGAATGTGATTACTGGAACAATAAACCCCTTTATGCTGGGATCGAAAGGAAAAAATTCCATTGGGAAAATGTATAATGTACAATAGGAAACATGActagcatgtgtaattgaaGCAAACAAAAGTAGATTCCAGCCTCTACTCGTTACAAATTTATCAGATGCTTTGAAAGGGACAACCAATCGAGTAAAAAGTAGCTTAGACCTATCAAGGGCATGAAGGAATCCGCTACCTTGCACACAGTATAGGTATCGAATAACTCTCCCCACCAAGGCTTAGGAAGATAAAAAGATATCACCAA is part of the Solanum stenotomum isolate F172 chromosome 8, ASM1918654v1, whole genome shotgun sequence genome and encodes:
- the LOC125874364 gene encoding GATA transcription factor 26-like isoform X1, whose amino-acid sequence is MGKQGPCYHCGVTSTPLWRNGPPEKPILCNACGSRWRTKGTLANYTPLHARPESDDLEDYRVCRVKNMSLKNKEAKVLKQKQNHDNTVVRTPPDYYQGFLNGLDEDTSNRSSSGSAISNTESSAQFGNTEASDLTGPAQSNKWEAMVPSRKRTCISRSKHSSVEKLTKDLCTILHEQQSSYFSGSSEEDLLFESDKPMVSVEIGHGSVLIRHPNSIGREEESEGSSLSVNNKRRYVNEAYSRLSTPPVNINRGVNLPNLGTERTKKPNSQGMEQHQIKRDKDHLEKLHILGHHTSPLCHIDLKDVLNYEEFVTHFSSDEQKQLLKYLAPVDSFAPPDSLKNMFESSHFEENLSFFQKLLAEGVFDSSLSGVKIEDSRTLKRLILCYLTKSKWVEKYNLLKDTKCTSSTNGYEVTGGPNAIGTGHSVNVKRPLEGHHPKYADHFASGAKKVMKSPKRVVMKSSYEQKELVDNNSSCFSPKCLFPLPSNSSPVLDSFHVANDQDVLLDVPSNSSFAQAELLRPTSNFTAQASTSSSSVYPHLVRP
- the LOC125874364 gene encoding GATA transcription factor 26-like isoform X2 — encoded protein: MGKQGPCYHCGVTSTPLWRNGPPEKPILCNACGSRWRTKGTLANYTPLHARPESDDLEDYRVCRVKNMSLKNKEAKVLKQKQNHDNTVVRTPPDYYQGFLNGLDEDTSNRSSSGSAISNTESSAQFGNTEASDLTGPAQSNKWEAMVPSRKRTCISRSKHSSVEKLTKDLCTILHEQQSSYFSGSSEEDLLFESDKPMVSVEIGHGSVLIRHPNSIGREEESEGSSLSVNNKRRYVNEAYSRLSTPPVNINRGVNLPNLGTERTKKPNSQGMEQHQIKRDKDHLEKLHILGHHTSPLCHIDLKDVLNYEEFVTHFSSDEQKQLLKYLAPVDSFAPPDSLKNMFESSHFEENLSFFQKLLAEGVFDSSLSGVKIEDSRTLKRLILCYLTKSKWVEKYNLLKDTKCTSSTNGYEVTGGPNAIGTGHSVNVKRPLEGHHPKYAGAKKVMKSPKRVVMKSSYEQKELVDNNSSCFSPKCLFPLPSNSSPVLDSFHVANDQDVLLDVPSNSSFAQAELLRPTSNFTAQASTSSSSVYPHLVRP